From Pseudoalteromonas viridis, the proteins below share one genomic window:
- the bet gene encoding phage recombination protein Bet — MEKPKLIQRFAERFSVDPNKLFDTLKATAFKQRDGSAPTNEQMMALLVVADQYGLNPFTKEIFAFPDKQAGIIPVVGVDGWSRIINQHDQFDGMEFKTSENKVSLDGAKECPEWMECIIYRRDRSHPVKITEYLDEVYRPPFEGNGKNGPYRVDGPWQTHTKRMLRHKSMIQCSRIAFGFVGIFDQDEAERIIEGQATHVVEPPVIPPEQVDDRTRGLVYKLIERAEASNAWNSALEYANEHFQGVELTFAKQEIFNAQQQAAKALSQPLAS; from the coding sequence ATGGAAAAACCAAAGCTAATCCAACGCTTTGCTGAGCGCTTTAGTGTCGATCCAAACAAGTTGTTCGATACCCTAAAAGCAACAGCATTCAAGCAACGTGACGGTAGTGCACCGACCAATGAGCAGATGATGGCGCTCTTGGTGGTTGCAGATCAGTACGGCTTGAACCCTTTCACCAAAGAGATTTTTGCGTTCCCTGATAAGCAAGCTGGAATTATTCCAGTGGTAGGTGTCGATGGATGGTCTCGCATCATCAATCAACACGACCAGTTTGATGGCATGGAGTTTAAGACTTCAGAAAACAAAGTCTCACTGGATGGCGCGAAAGAATGCCCTGAATGGATGGAATGCATCATCTACCGGCGCGACCGTTCGCACCCAGTCAAAATCACTGAGTATCTGGATGAAGTCTATCGACCACCTTTTGAAGGTAACGGCAAAAATGGCCCTTACCGGGTAGATGGTCCATGGCAGACGCACACTAAGCGAATGCTAAGGCATAAATCCATGATCCAGTGTTCCCGCATTGCGTTTGGCTTTGTGGGAATTTTCGATCAAGACGAAGCGGAGCGAATTATCGAAGGCCAAGCAACACACGTTGTTGAGCCACCTGTGATTCCACCCGAGCAAGTTGATGATCGAACCCGAGGGCTTGTTTACAAGCTTATCGAGCGGGCGGAAGCTTCAAACGCTTGGAATAGTGCATTGGAATATGCCAATGAACATTTTCAGGGTGTTGAACTGACGTTTGCGAAACAAGAAATATTTAATGCACAACAACAAGCAGCCAAAGCGCTCTCACAGCCTTTAGCTTCTTAG
- a CDS encoding single-stranded DNA-binding protein: protein MKNQVTLIGYVGSEPETRAYPSGDLVTSISLATSEKWRDRQSNELKEHTEWHRVVFRDRGGFKLGLRAKDLIQKGAKLFVQGPQRTRSWEKDGIKHRLTEVDADEFLLLDNVNKASEPSPADDASSQTNWAQTYPEPDF from the coding sequence ATGAAAAACCAAGTAACACTGATAGGCTACGTTGGCTCTGAGCCAGAGACGCGAGCCTATCCATCAGGTGATTTGGTGACCAGCATTTCGCTGGCCACTTCTGAGAAATGGCGCGACCGTCAATCCAATGAGCTCAAAGAGCATACGGAATGGCATCGGGTCGTTTTTCGAGATCGTGGTGGATTTAAGTTAGGGCTAAGGGCAAAAGATTTGATCCAAAAAGGAGCGAAGCTTTTTGTTCAAGGGCCCCAGCGCACGCGCTCATGGGAGAAAGATGGCATTAAGCATCGATTGACCGAAGTGGACGCGGACGAGTTTCTGCTTCTTGATAATGTGAACAAAGCATCTGAGCCATCACCGGCGGATGATGCGAGCTCCCAAACTAATTGGGCACAAACTTATCCTGAACCAGATTTTTAA
- a CDS encoding plasmid-related protein, producing the protein MEYIFGFIIQIAGIMLLAKLSWSLLRLLARQSVRPFRFVFTQIKRLLTPTPKRRPMAVPKAPGMPCLTSAFYKEPHQYDMALLEIPTYLRRQSSLPSRVEATVCTEFN; encoded by the coding sequence ATGGAATATATCTTCGGATTTATTATCCAAATCGCAGGCATTATGTTGCTTGCAAAACTGAGCTGGTCGCTTTTGCGATTGCTTGCTCGTCAAAGCGTGCGCCCGTTTCGATTTGTATTTACTCAAATCAAGCGGTTGCTCACACCAACACCAAAACGTCGTCCAATGGCAGTGCCTAAAGCTCCTGGTATGCCCTGTTTGACATCTGCGTTTTACAAAGAGCCACATCAGTACGACATGGCTTTACTCGAAATACCAACCTATCTGCGTCGTCAGTCTTCTTTGCCCAGCCGGGTAGAAGCGACTGTGTGCACAGAGTTCAACTAA